Part of the Thermodesulfobacteriota bacterium genome is shown below.
ACCCCCCAATCGCCGGGGCAAAGGAGAATGGTGTGGCTCTCACATATCACCCCAAAAGGGGCACAGTATTGATGTGCGACTTTGTGGGCTTTAAGACCCCGGAAATGGTGAAAAAACGCCCCGTTGTTGTGGTTTCTGGAAGGCTCAGGCGCAGCCAGCTTGTGACCGTGATTCCACTCAGTACGACACCGCCCGACCCCGTGGAAGATCACCATCATCAAATGGATCCAGCATCTTTGCCGGGCCAATTCGCCACAAAGCAAACTTGGGCGAAATGCGATATGGTGGTTACGGTCGGATTCTGGCGTCTTAATAAAGTGATGGTACGGGACGCTAACGGGAATCGCGTCTATTTGGGCCATAGGGTCACCGATGCCGATTTTAAGGCCATCCTCAAAGGGATGCTCTGCGCATTTGACCTCAAAGGCTTGACATCCCATATTGGCTAATGTCTAATGAAACCGTACCCGCCTCGGCGGGCTTTCGAGACTCCCTTCGGGGAGCGTGCTCCAGGGGAAGGCGATGACAAGCTGCCTGGAGCACCGTTTGGGCCTCTGGTGAAAACTAGGGGCTTTGTCATTTCTTAGCTCCCCGCCAATTATTGTTGACCAAACTTCAAATTAGGACACTACCCCCTCCGCTATTGACTTGACAGCGGAGCCGCGCGTCATTAGAGTTTTAGTCCCAAAAAACGGCGAAAAAGGACTGAATCTTTCGCCCCGCCGATCCGTTATATAATTTGAGGTGAAGATGGCGAATTTCTACGATAAACAGGGCGACCCGGACGCGAGCTGGGAAGACGTGGGAGGATTCAACACCCACCTGCTGAGCGAGCTGCGCAACGCGATGATCTCGGTGGAGACCGAGGGATTCCCGGGGGGGCCCGTGCAGGCCGTCGTGGCCGAGTGGATCAAGCGGCTGCCGACGTTCGACTTTCCCGACGACGAGATCGGCTGAACCGTTTCCGGGGCTATCCCGGAAGACCCAGCAGCTCCAGGTAGACCTTCCGGATCCTTCCCGTCTCCTTCCTGTAGCGGCCCACCGTTTCCGGCTCGAGGACGTTAGGGTCGAACGTGTCGATCGAGGAATCGTGCGACAGCCGCAGCCGCACGTCCAGCGACCTCAGGAAGCGGTATCCCCCGTCCAGCACCTTGTACTGGTCCAGCGTGACGATGCCGGCCCGCTGCATCTCGTACAGGGCCCTCAGCGTCCCGCGCGCCCGCACGGAAGGGACCGCCCCCCCGTGGAGAAGCTGCAGGTACTGGACGGCGAATTCCACGTCCACCACGCCGCCGCGCCCCACCTTCAGGTTGAGCCGGTCCTCGCTCTCCCGCCCCAGCTCGACCTCCATCCGCATCCGGAGGTGGTGGATCTCCTCCGCCGCGTTCGGGGGAAGCGGCCGCTCGAAGATGAATCCCTTCGCCTTCTCCTCGACCTTCCTCCCGAACTCCCGGTCGCCCGCGACGCAGCGGAACCGCAGCAGCGCCTGCCGCTCCCAAAGCTGGGCGACCCCCTCGTGGTACCTCTCGAAGGCCTCCAGGGAGGAGACCAGCGGTCCCGCGTTCCCGGAGGGGCGCAGCCTCGTGTCGAGGCGGTAGACGTGCCCCTCGCGCGTCGCCGTGGTCAGGATGGAGATCAGCCGCTGGGCTAGCTTCGCGAAATACTCGTGGTTGGTGATCCTGCGGATCTCCTCCGGCCCGGCGGGGTCGGGAGCGCTCTCGCCCGCGCCGGAATAGAGGAAGACGATGTCGAGGTCGCTGTGGTAGGAAAGCTCCTCCGCCGCGAGCTTCCCCATTCCAAGGATGGAGAACGCCGCCTCCCGGCCGGTGCCGGCGTCGATCGGCGCGCCGAAGCGGCGGCGCACCTCCCGCTGCGCGAGGAGCAGCGCCTGGCCGAGCAGGACCTCCGCCAATGCGGTGAGCTGGGCCATCCCCTCCTCGAGCGACAGAACCCCGCCCATGTCGTGGATGCCGGTCCGCAGCGTCTCGAGGTGCCTGAACCGCCGCAGCGCGTCGAGCTCCTCCTCGAAGCCGTCGCATTCCTTCATCCGGGCGCCCAGCTCCTTGCGGAGCTCGGTCCGCGACTTGAACAGGACGGACAGGTCGTTCCGCAGGAACGTGTCGAGCAGCTCGGGATGCTGCAGCAGGAGCCCCGACAGGTAGCGGCTGCTGCCGAAGATCCGCACCAGCGATTCGAGCACCTTCGGCTTCTCGAACAGGAGCGCGTAGAACATGGTCCGGGATCCGACGGCCGAGAGGAACCGCTCCATGTGGGCCAGCGCCATGTCGGGGTCCGGGCTCTTCGCGGAGCGGTGGAGGATCTCCGGGGCGATCCGGTCGAGGTATTGCCGCGCCCGCTGGGAGATCCGCGCGTGGGGAGGCCCCTGCCGCAGGACCTCGAGGTTCCTCCGCGCGCCTTCGGCGTCCTGGAACCCCATGCGGGACAGCTCTTCCGCCGCGTCTCCGGGGATCGGGCCCGGCAGGAACAGCGCCTGCACCTCCGCCGGGATCCCGCTCGGCGCCGCGCCGCGCCCCTTCCCGAACAGCCGGTCGAAGACCCTGCGGACGGCGTCGCAGTTCCGGTCGAGCTCCGCCCGCAACGCCTGCGGATCCGGAAGCCCCATCGCCCGCGCCAGCCGGCGGAGGTCGGCCTCCCCCTGGGGAAGGGCGTGCGTCTGCCGCTCCCGGTGCGCCTGGATCCGGTGCTCGAGCCGCCGCAGGAACACGTACGATCCGGCCAGGTCGTCCCGCTCCCGCTCGCTGACGATACGGAGCCGGGAGAGCGCGTCGAGCGTCTCCGTCGTCCCGCGAAGCCGCAGCGACGGTTCCTTCCCCCCGTAGATGAGCTGGTGCGCCTGCACGAAGAACTCGATCTCCCGGATCCCGCCCGCGCCCAGCTTCAGGTCGCGCTCTCCCCTTCGCCCCCGCGCCGCCGCCCGGTCGATCCGGTCCTTCATCTCCT
Proteins encoded:
- a CDS encoding type II toxin-antitoxin system PemK/MazF family toxin, producing the protein MALTYHPKRGTVLMCDFVGFKTPEMVKKRPVVVVSGRLRRSQLVTVIPLSTTPPDPVEDHHHQMDPASLPGQFATKQTWAKCDMVVTVGFWRLNKVMVRDANGNRVYLGHRVTDADFKAILKGMLCAFDLKGLTSHIG
- the glnE gene encoding bifunctional [glutamate--ammonia ligase]-adenylyl-L-tyrosine phosphorylase/[glutamate--ammonia-ligase] adenylyltransferase → GPRGPGRCGVRGRGTLGGRELNFSSDVDLIYLYETDKGETTGGPQPLSLHQYFVRVGETVTRIISEATEDGFAFRVDLRLRPEGSRGELAYSLPAAETYYESWGQTWERAALIKARPVAGDRSLGEEFLREVVPFVFRKHMDFTSIEEIKEMKDRIDRAAARGRRGERDLKLGAGGIREIEFFVQAHQLIYGGKEPSLRLRGTTETLDALSRLRIVSERERDDLAGSYVFLRRLEHRIQAHRERQTHALPQGEADLRRLARAMGLPDPQALRAELDRNCDAVRRVFDRLFGKGRGAAPSGIPAEVQALFLPGPIPGDAAEELSRMGFQDAEGARRNLEVLRQGPPHARISQRARQYLDRIAPEILHRSAKSPDPDMALAHMERFLSAVGSRTMFYALLFEKPKVLESLVRIFGSSRYLSGLLLQHPELLDTFLRNDLSVLFKSRTELRKELGARMKECDGFEEELDALRRFRHLETLRTGIHDMGGVLSLEEGMAQLTALAEVLLGQALLLAQREVRRRFGAPIDAGTGREAAFSILGMGKLAAEELSYHSDLDIVFLYSGAGESAPDPAGPEEIRRITNHEYFAKLAQRLISILTTATREGHVYRLDTRLRPSGNAGPLVSSLEAFERYHEGVAQLWERQALLRFRCVAGDREFGRKVEEKAKGFIFERPLPPNAAEEIHHLRMRMEVELGRESEDRLNLKVGRGGVVDVEFAVQYLQLLHGGAVPSVRARGTLRALYEMQRAGIVTLDQYKVLDGGYRFLRSLDVRLRLSHDSSIDTFDPNVLEPETVGRYRKETGRIRKVYLELLGLPG